TCGCGGTGGGCGGCGGAACGGTCGTCGTCCGGACGGTCCGCATGCCGTCGATGAGCGAAGCGACCCTCCGAAAATCCATCAAGTTTGAGGCTGGACGATACGTCCCCTCGTCGGTCGAGGACAGCTACATCGAGTTTGAGATTCTCGGCAAGGGCGAAGACGGACAAATGGACGTCTTGATCGTCGCTGCCCCGAAGGACGTCATTTCGAGCCGCGTGGCGGCTTGTGAGCAAGCGGGGCTCGAAGTCGAGGCGGTAGACGTCGAGATGTTTGCCGCTTATCGGGGTCTCGTCGAGGCGTCGGCTTCGAACGATTGGCGCGACAAGACGATCGCGCTGGTCGACATCGGCGCCAGCAAGACGAACATGAGCGTGGTTCGCAACGGGCGCTTCGCAATGACCCGCTCCATCTCCCAGGGCGGCAACCTCCTGACCGAGGCGCTGGGTTCGTATTTCAAGCTTTCGAACCTCGAAGCGGAAGAGGGTAAGGCGCAGCTCACCATCAAAGAACTGATCGACGATGGCAAGCCTAAAGAGAACCCTCCTCTTCGGGTGATTCAGCCTCATGTGGACGATCTTGTGAGGGAGATGCGCCGCTCCCTCAACTATTACCAGTCCCAGCTCAACGAAGCCGATCAGGGAGGCCACGTCGACTTGATCTTGCTGACCGGGGGAGGGTCGAAGCTGAGGGGGCTCGACGAGTATATGAGCCACAAGCTCGGCGTTTCCGCAAACACGTTGGGCGCCTTCAACGGGCCTCACATGCAGGCGCCGGAGAGCGCTGAGGCTGGCGCAGGCGAGGAGTGGGGCTTGGCGATCGGCCTAGCCCTCAGGAGCGACCCAGCTTGGCTGAAGAACGCCGCCTGATTCGGAGCAATACCATGCCATTGATCAACCTAATCGAAGAACAGCGCCAGATCAACCAGCGGGCCGAGCGCGGGACGCGGATCGCTTTCTGGGCATTCCTCGGCTCGGCCGCACTGGGGCTCATCGGATCGGGCTCGATGCTTTTCCTGTCCGAGTCGATGGACAGCGAAATCGCCCGGCTGCAAGCCAAGGTCCAGAAGCTGAAGCCGCTCCGCCAGAAGATCGACGAGCACGGCGCCGCTTTGAGCGAGCTTTACCCTCGACTGACGACTTTGGAAGACGCGCACCTCATGACGGATCGTTGGACGCGGGTGCTCTCGCACCTCTCCAAGAACACGCCTTCGGAGATGTGGCTTACAGGGCTGAGGTCGAGCGGCAGCGACCAATCGAAGCCCGTACAGGCGACTTTCCAGGGGCTGAGCAACCGGCTCGAACCCGTCGGCGAGTTCATCTTGCGGCTCCAAGGGTGCGAGGACCTCGAAACCGTCACCCTCAAAGTGGCTCAAGAGAAGATGATCGGGCAAGCCAAAGGGATCGAGTTCGAGGTCACCGCTAGCGTGCAGGGCACCGAGTTGGTCCAGCCCAAGAAGACCGACAAGAAGCCTGAAGGAG
The genomic region above belongs to Candidatus Nitrosymbiomonas proteolyticus and contains:
- a CDS encoding type IV pilus assembly protein PilM → MSLSFLRKKSIVGLDMGSSRIRAVELLLAQSGWEIGNMAAIETPADAIRDGVVVDPQSVGMAIRQLLREAHIGSNAANIAVGGGTVVVRTVRMPSMSEATLRKSIKFEAGRYVPSSVEDSYIEFEILGKGEDGQMDVLIVAAPKDVISSRVAACEQAGLEVEAVDVEMFAAYRGLVEASASNDWRDKTIALVDIGASKTNMSVVRNGRFAMTRSISQGGNLLTEALGSYFKLSNLEAEEGKAQLTIKELIDDGKPKENPPLRVIQPHVDDLVREMRRSLNYYQSQLNEADQGGHVDLILLTGGGSKLRGLDEYMSHKLGVSANTLGAFNGPHMQAPESAEAGAGEEWGLAIGLALRSDPAWLKNAA
- a CDS encoding fimbrial assembly protein PilN gives rise to the protein MPLINLIEEQRQINQRAERGTRIAFWAFLGSAALGLIGSGSMLFLSESMDSEIARLQAKVQKLKPLRQKIDEHGAALSELYPRLTTLEDAHLMTDRWTRVLSHLSKNTPSEMWLTGLRSSGSDQSKPVQATFQGLSNRLEPVGEFILRLQGCEDLETVTLKVAQEKMIGQAKGIEFEVTASVQGTELVQPKKTDKKPEGGSA